From the bacterium genome, the window CTTTGAGCTTGATAGCGTCGTCTTTGATATCCTTGGGCTCACGGATGAGGAGCGATTGGAGGTTTATCGAGCGGTTGCCGACCTCGTCAAATCCCGCCTCACAAAAGCAAGGAGCGTGTGAAAGTAAAAATATGAAATATAGTTCAGACCCTCTGCGAAATGTGAATGAGAGAAGCGACAGCGGTTGCTTAGGGTGTTTGATAAGTTATTTCGGACTTTATTTAATCCTGTGCATTATAGCATGTATAGTAGCTTTGTTCAGCTGGTTGGTTGAGAATTTTGGGGTTGGAGGAGTCTTGATATTTGCAATATTTCTCATAGCCTTTGTTTGGCTTATCCTTTGGGCGCGAGAGACAGCCGAAGAGAGCAGGGCTCGCAAAACCGCTCATAAAATATACGAAGATATGAGAGCAAACGCGCGCTCCGCTTCTGCAATATCTACTTCTCCAGAAAAGCGTTATTATCAGATTCTTGGTCTTAGCCCTGGAGCTTCTCCAGAGGAAGTTAAAGAAGCCTTTAGAAAATTGGCGAAACACTACCACCCTGACCTCGCCCAAACACCCGAGGAAAGAACACAGAGGGAGGAACAGTTTAAAAAAATAAACGAAGCTTATGAATATTTAAAAAGAAGGCCTATTAGCGAAAGCGAGAGAAGTTTTCCGCAGGATGAACCCCTTTTAGAAATGATATTTATTATATGTTTGGGTAGCCGACTATCCGATGTGGTCTATATCCGGCGAATGAGTGTTAGAATTCTTTCCGAAATTTGGTTAATCCCCGAACTTGAAAGGAAAATGAACTCAAGGATTCAACCCTGGTGGTCTACTTATATTTATTCAGTAGATTGTCTAATATCGGCTTTAAGCGATAAGGATAAAAGTGTCAGGAAAGCGGCACTAAAGTCGCTAAAGAATTTGACAGGCTATAATTTCGGACAAAATCCATCACTTTGGAGAGTTTGGTACAACCAAAAATTAAGAGTTTAAAAAGATTTGGAGGTGTAAGGATTGTTTAGTTCATCGGATATGGATTGTCTTTTTAAGGAATATACAGATTTAAAGAACAGAGAAACAAAGCTCAAATTAGCTATAGGCTTATTATCCCTTCTACTTCTTGGCACTATTGGTGTATTTTCTTCATGTTTAGTAGTTGAAAGAAGAATAGTTCACCAGAAGGAAGCGGAAATAAGACGGCTTTCAGCCTTGGAGAGCAAAGTGGAGGAAATCCAAGGCGAAAAGGAAAAGGCAAGTTCAGAGGCAAGGGATTTGCTGACCGAGGGCAAAGAGGTAGTAGATGATTTAATCCGTTTTTCTAAAATGCAGGGAGATCTTATTCAAATGCAGGAAAATCTCGTTATTAAACTCTATAAGCTTTCCAATCCTTCATATTGGTTAAATACGGAGCCATCCCAGATCAATTCCGAAATAGACCAGATTAAATCGATAGAATCGCAAATCTATACTGAAAGAAAAAAGATAAACTCTGCAGTAAATAAGATAAATGAGAAACTCAAAAAATGGTATGGAGAATTAAAGAACTTTTAGCGACAAACAAGAAAAAAGGGATAGCTGCCCTTCTATAATTTCCCCACTTATGTCCCAGCTCAGCAGAAAGTTTGGCATCCTTTGAAGTCTCAATCATCGGGGGAGAGTGCTTTTCTTTGTTTCATCTTAACTAAATAAAATTTTTTGCTTGCCTTTCTCCCCTTACTTGCTATTATTTTTTGAGAAATTTTGTTTAAATTATCAATAAAGGAGGTTATTGTTATGGAGACGCTGTTGAAGAGTAAGAGACCGCCGGTTATCCCGCTTCTGGGAGCGCCCGGCGTCCAGCTCTCTCGCACTACTCTCAGGGAAAATCTCTCCAATCCGGAAGTCCAGTTCAAAACACTCGCCCTCCTCTTTGAGAGATTTCAGCCCGATGGCATGTTCCCTATGATGGACCTCACTGTGGAAGCGGAAGCACTCGGCTTGAAAATTGAATTCCCGGAAAATGCCAATCCCTCCGTGAGAGAACATCCTGTCAGAGATAAGGAATCGTTTGAAGCCCTCAAGAGAAAGTCCCAGCCGATGAGCGGACGAATGCCCGTCTTCGTTGAAGTCGTGAGAAAGATGAAGCAAAATTTCCCCATCTTGGTCGGTGGATATGTCATCGGTCCCTTCACGCTCGCTGGGGAGCTCGCCGGCGTTGAGAATTTCCTTGAAATGCTCATCATAGACCCTAGCTTCGCTAAGGAAATCCTCTCCTTCGCAACTGATTTCGTCACTCGCTACGCTGAGGAGCTCTTCTCCGCTGGGGCGGATGTCGTGGCAATTTTAGACCCAACCTCTGTTACTTTGTCTCCTAAGTACTTCAATGAATTCTCCGCTCCCTATGTGAGGGAGATGGTGGAGAGGTTGGGGAAACCGCTTATCCTGCATATTTGCGGGAACACGAATCATCTCTTGGAGGCTATGGTTGAGACTGGGGCGGTGGGGTTGAGTTTGGATAGTATGGTGGATTTAAGGGAGGCGGCGGAGAGGGTGCCGAAGAATGTCGTTTTGATTGGGAATTTGGACCCCGTCAATGTTTTCCTCAGGGCTACACCGGAGATTGTTGAGAGAAGGACGAGGGAGTTGGTGGAACGGATGATGGGGGTGGAGAATTTCATCTTGAGTTCGGGATGCGATATTCCGATAGAAGCTCCGCTGGAGAATATCTCCGCCTTTATGAGGGCGGGTAGGGAAATAGCGTGATGATGTTGCGAGGCTTCCCTTTGGGAAGCCTCGCAATGACATCCTCCCTTTGTCATTGCGAGCGGTAGCGAAGCAATCTCGCTTTTAGTTTTTCATGAGATTGCCATGGGCTCCCTTTGTGAGCCCTCGCAATGACAGGAGGGCGGAGATTGCCACGGGCTTATTTATGGGAGGCTTAGGATGAGATGGTTTTTTTATCTCTCGGGTTTTTCCGCGCCTATTCGTAGGATGGAGAGAAAGGCTTCTTGGGGAACCTCTACCCTCCCTATCTTCTTCAATCTCTTCTTCCCCTCCTTCTGCTTCTCCAAGAGTTTCTTCTTCCTCGTGACATCCCCTCCATAACACTTCGCCAAGACATCCTTCCTCAGCGGTTTTATGCTCTGAGAGGCTATAACTCTTGAACCTATCGCCGCCTGTATCCTTACCTCAAAAAGCTGGCGCGGTATCGTCTCCCTCAACTTATCAACTAAAAGCCTTGCCTTCCTATAAGCCTTCTCCCTATGGGCGATAAACGACAAGGCGTCAACGGGAACGCCGTTAAGGAGAATATCCACCTTCACCAAATCCTCTTCTTTGTATCCCTTGAGTTCGTAATCCAGCGAGGCGAACCCCCTTGAGCGGGATTTCAGCTGGTCAAAGAAATCAAATATCACTTCGCTTAGAGGCATATGGTAGCGAAGGACGACTCTATTGGGTAGGGGATAATCCATCTCCAAGAGCTCGCCTCTCCTATCCTGACAGAGCTCCATAACACCGCCGATGTAATCGGCGGGAACGATTATCGTCGTCTCAACGAAGGGCTCCTCTATAGCTTCTATCACTTGGGGTGGAGGGAATTTGGCGGGATTATCTATCTCCAAAATCTCGCCCTTAGTGGTTCTCACCCTGTATTTCACGGAGGGAGCGGTGGCGACTATATCCAAATTGAACTCCCGCTCGAGCCGCTCCTGTATTATCTGCATATGGAAGAGACCCAAAAATCCGCAGTGGAAACCCATTCCCAAGGCGGGGGAGCTTTCTTCCTCAAAGGTGAGGGCAGCGTCGTTGAGCCTCAGCTTTTCCAGAGCGTCTCGCAAATCGTCGTAATCCGTTCCCTCGCCGGGATAGATTCCGCAGAAGACCATTGGCTTGGCGGGACGGAAGCCGGGAACGGGCTCCTTAGCGGGACGCTCAGCCTCCGTGACCGTATCGCCTGTTTGGGCGCAGCGGACATTCCTTATACCCGCGGCGAAATAGCCCACCTCTCCAGCTGAGAGCTCTTCAACTTCCTTCATTCGGGGCGTGAAGACGCCAACCTGCATCACCTCAAAGACCTCGTCTTCCTCTCTTCCCATCATCTTTATCTTCATTCCCTTTCTCAATTTCCCATCAAATAGGCGGACATAGACGATGACTCCCAAGTAGGGGTCGAAGTGGGAATCAAATATGAGGGCGCGGAGGGGAGCGGATGGGTCGCCTTTGGGAGGAGGGATCCTCTCTATTATGGCGTTCAGGACTTCCTCAACACCCCATCCCTCCTTAGCGGAGCAGAGGATGGCGTCGGAGGTATCAATGGCGAGCATTTCCTCTATTTCTCCCTTAACTCTTTCGGGGTCGGCTTGAGCCAAATCCATCTTATTGAGGACAGGGATAATCACGAGGTTGTGGTTGAGGGCGACATTTGTGTGGGCTACGGTCTGCGCCTCCACTCCCTGAGTGGCGTCAACAACGAGGAGGGCGCCCTCGCAGGCGGCGAGGCTCCTTGAAACTTCGTAGGAGAAATCAACATGTCCGGGGGTGTCAATTAGGTTGAGGATGTAGCCTTTATAGTGGATGCGGACGGGAGTGAGTTTGATAGTGACGCCGTGTTCTTTTTCCAGTTCCATATCATCAAGGAACTGCTCCACCCTTGTGCCGGGCGGTATGACGCCTGTGAGCTCAAGGATTCTATCGGCGAGGGTGGATTTGCCGTGGTCAATATGGGCAATAATAGAGAAATTTCTGATTCTCTCAAGCATCAAGCATATATTTTAACAAAATTCACCCTTTTTGCAAAGAAGAGGATAATTCCTAAAATATTGACTTCTCTATTTTATTCTCTTAGAAACGAGATTGCCACGGCTCCCCTACGGGAAGCCCTCACAATGAGAAAGTAATTTTCTCCAAAAGGCAAATTTAAGTTTCTCCCCTTCAACCATTATAATTTCCTTTAGGATGAGCGAAGGAGCTATTGCGGTTTATATTCATATTCCTTTTTGCATCAGAAAATGTTTTTATTGTGATTTCTATTCTCTCAAGTATGAAGAGGGGAGGGTGAGGGCATTCGCCCTCGCCCTCCTCAAAGAAATCCAATCCTACAAAAATATAAAAGCGAAAACCCTCTACTTAGGAGGAGGAACGCCTACCACTCTCCCAATCCACCTACTCAAAGAGATAATCTCATCTGCAAAAGAGAATTTCTCCCTCTCGCCGGACGCCGAAATCAGTGTTGAAGCTAACCCTGAAACTATTGATGAGGAAAAGCTCAAAGCCTTAAGGGAATTGGGGGTTAATAGGATAAGCATCGGAGTCCAGTCCTTTGATGATGACCTCCTCCGCTTCCTCGGACGAGTTCACAACGCTGATAAAGCGAGAAAGGCGCTTGAAAAGGCGCGTGAAGCGGGATTTGAAAACATAAACATAGACCTCCTTTTCGCCATCCCCGGACAAACCCTCCAGAACTGGAAAGAGACCCTTGAAGAGGCTCTTTTTTTCAAGCCAACCCATATTTCCTGCTATTCCCTCACCATTGAGGAGGGGACGAAGCTATTCAAAGATTTAAAGAGAGGGAAAATCTCGTCCGTGGAGGACGAGATTTCCGCTAAGATGTTTGAGCTTGGGGACGAAATTCTCACCTCCAATGGATATATTCATTACGAGATTTCAAATTATTCCCTTCCCGGCTTTGAGTGTCAGCACAATCTCTCCTATTGGCGGGATGAACCATATTTGGGGCTCGGTCCCTCAGCTGTTTCCTTTCTCCCTCCCTATAGGCTGAGAAATCACTCCTTGAGTGGATATCTAAGAGGGAAAAAGCGGATTTTGGAGGAGATAGTGGAGGAAGAGGAGCGGGAGAAGGAGAGGATAATTTTGGGTCTTCGCTTGAAGGAGGGGGTTGAGAAGGAGAGATTGAAGAGAGGGGATAAGGTTGAGGAGATGATTAGGGAGGGATTTATGGAGGAGGAAAATGGGAGAATTCGGTTAACGCTCAAGGGAATGTTGGTTTATAATAGCATAGTGGCTGATTTGCTTTGAAAGGAGAAGAAATCGGTAATGAAGATAAGCCGATTAGAATTGTTTATGGCGCTCTTCGCGATAATGTCATCAGTGGTTGAAGCAGGGGCTATGGATAAGCCGTTGTTAACCATTGCCCACTGCAGCGACCCTCACATCGCTCCAGATAAAGAAGAATACCATAGACATTTCTCTGCGGTTATTGATTATATCAATAAATCAAAGGTGGACCTCGTAGTCATCACGGGCGATTTAGTTGAGAGCCCCAAGGAAGAGAGCTTCCTTCTCTTCAAAGAATATATCAAAAGATTTAAGCCGTTGGTTTTATATTTGCCGGGTAATCACGATATAGGGAACAAGCCGAGCTTGGAAGGGAAAGTTACAAGGGAATCGCTTTTCTTTTATAAAAAGGTTATGGGGGAGGACCATTGGCATTACAACAAGAACGGGGTTCATCTCATAGGGATAGATAGCGTGATATTAAATAGCGATTACCCGGAGGAGGAGACGCAGAGGACTTGGCTTGTGAAGACTCTGAGGGAGATACCTCCTGGCGAGAAGATACTTATCTTCGCACATTATCCCTTGTTTCGCGATGAGCCGGAGGAGGTTCCAGCAAAGGGAAATTATTGGACAATTGACCCACCGGCAAGGGATGTGATTCTCTATTTGTTGTTAAGATACAGGGTTGCGGGTTATTTTTGTGGTCATTTGCATATCCCTATGAGCAAGGAAGCGAAGGGAATTAAATTCACTATTGCGCCGGCGATTTCTTTCAGCATTTCCGAAAATAAGGAGGACATCGGATTCAATATAATTAAAGTATTTCCCGACGAAATCCTTGTTGAGACTATTAGAATCAAGGATATGATGGAAAAATGATTTTAGGAGGTGCCAGAATGACGATGTTTTATGAAAGCAAAGGTAAATCCTTTGCGAGGTCCAAGTTCATTCTCTTGTGCTTATTGCTTTTCGCTTTGACCGGTTTCTCCCTTGATTTGAAGGGTCC encodes:
- the hemW gene encoding radical SAM family heme chaperone HemW, producing the protein MSEGAIAVYIHIPFCIRKCFYCDFYSLKYEEGRVRAFALALLKEIQSYKNIKAKTLYLGGGTPTTLPIHLLKEIISSAKENFSLSPDAEISVEANPETIDEEKLKALRELGVNRISIGVQSFDDDLLRFLGRVHNADKARKALEKAREAGFENINIDLLFAIPGQTLQNWKETLEEALFFKPTHISCYSLTIEEGTKLFKDLKRGKISSVEDEISAKMFELGDEILTSNGYIHYEISNYSLPGFECQHNLSYWRDEPYLGLGPSAVSFLPPYRLRNHSLSGYLRGKKRILEEIVEEEEREKERIILGLRLKEGVEKERLKRGDKVEEMIREGFMEEENGRIRLTLKGMLVYNSIVADLL
- the lepA gene encoding elongation factor 4, which codes for MLERIRNFSIIAHIDHGKSTLADRILELTGVIPPGTRVEQFLDDMELEKEHGVTIKLTPVRIHYKGYILNLIDTPGHVDFSYEVSRSLAACEGALLVVDATQGVEAQTVAHTNVALNHNLVIIPVLNKMDLAQADPERVKGEIEEMLAIDTSDAILCSAKEGWGVEEVLNAIIERIPPPKGDPSAPLRALIFDSHFDPYLGVIVYVRLFDGKLRKGMKIKMMGREEDEVFEVMQVGVFTPRMKEVEELSAGEVGYFAAGIRNVRCAQTGDTVTEAERPAKEPVPGFRPAKPMVFCGIYPGEGTDYDDLRDALEKLRLNDAALTFEEESSPALGMGFHCGFLGLFHMQIIQERLEREFNLDIVATAPSVKYRVRTTKGEILEIDNPAKFPPPQVIEAIEEPFVETTIIVPADYIGGVMELCQDRRGELLEMDYPLPNRVVLRYHMPLSEVIFDFFDQLKSRSRGFASLDYELKGYKEEDLVKVDILLNGVPVDALSFIAHREKAYRKARLLVDKLRETIPRQLFEVRIQAAIGSRVIASQSIKPLRKDVLAKCYGGDVTRKKKLLEKQKEGKKRLKKIGRVEVPQEAFLSILRIGAEKPER
- a CDS encoding DnaJ domain-containing protein, which encodes MRANARSASAISTSPEKRYYQILGLSPGASPEEVKEAFRKLAKHYHPDLAQTPEERTQREEQFKKINEAYEYLKRRPISESERSFPQDEPLLEMIFIICLGSRLSDVVYIRRMSVRILSEIWLIPELERKMNSRIQPWWSTYIYSVDCLISALSDKDKSVRKAALKSLKNLTGYNFGQNPSLWRVWYNQKLRV
- a CDS encoding uroporphyrinogen decarboxylase family protein; translation: METLLKSKRPPVIPLLGAPGVQLSRTTLRENLSNPEVQFKTLALLFERFQPDGMFPMMDLTVEAEALGLKIEFPENANPSVREHPVRDKESFEALKRKSQPMSGRMPVFVEVVRKMKQNFPILVGGYVIGPFTLAGELAGVENFLEMLIIDPSFAKEILSFATDFVTRYAEELFSAGADVVAILDPTSVTLSPKYFNEFSAPYVREMVERLGKPLILHICGNTNHLLEAMVETGAVGLSLDSMVDLREAAERVPKNVVLIGNLDPVNVFLRATPEIVERRTRELVERMMGVENFILSSGCDIPIEAPLENISAFMRAGREIA
- a CDS encoding metallophosphoesterase translates to MKISRLELFMALFAIMSSVVEAGAMDKPLLTIAHCSDPHIAPDKEEYHRHFSAVIDYINKSKVDLVVITGDLVESPKEESFLLFKEYIKRFKPLVLYLPGNHDIGNKPSLEGKVTRESLFFYKKVMGEDHWHYNKNGVHLIGIDSVILNSDYPEEETQRTWLVKTLREIPPGEKILIFAHYPLFRDEPEEVPAKGNYWTIDPPARDVILYLLLRYRVAGYFCGHLHIPMSKEAKGIKFTIAPAISFSISENKEDIGFNIIKVFPDEILVETIRIKDMMEK